From one Geoalkalibacter halelectricus genomic stretch:
- a CDS encoding thioredoxin domain-containing protein, with the protein MSANPGHQDQLTRLSQIDLAHLPADGGADFNRLIFEKSPYLLQHAENPLDWHPWGDEAFERARRENKPVFLSIGYSTCHWCHVMAHESFEDSEVAELLNQHFICIKVDREERPDIDNTYMTVCQMLTGSGGWPLTLLLTPERMPFFAATYLPKNSRGGMMGLLDLARKVAELWPDNRDRIDQTGEQIRTSLLRLEEAAGHGAALDEQPLRAARHAFLQSFDRHHAGFGQAPKFPTPHNLSLLLRIARRFDDQQARIMALQTLQQMRLGGIYDQIGFGLHRYSVDARWLVPHFEKMLYDQALAALAYLDAWQATGDAFFSQVAGEILDYLGRDLRHPEGAYCCGEDADTEGAEGTFYLWTPAQIREILGQEQGEIVCRIYGVSETGNFEGKNILYLEHDVVELARETHLSAEQLSELLGRARRQLLAARAKRIRPHRDDKVLTGWNGLAIAALARGGALLDAPALIAQAATAADFVLTRLRDANGRLLRRYRAGEAAIPAFLEDYSFLVYGLTELHQAGFDTRYLAEAANLNAEMLRLFQDDQGHLYDTGADAETVLTRGRTRHDGALPAASSVAALNLLRLGRLCGEPKLEEQGERLLSLLLTGVDQNPQAFSQLLIALDYALGPREEVVIYLPDDETRPEAMLATLRRDLRPRTLILLRRPGDREIEKVAAPVRDKYAVKGEVTAWVCRNQSCRPPVTSTEDLVETLSG; encoded by the coding sequence ATGTCTGCGAACCCCGGCCATCAGGACCAACTCACCCGCCTCAGCCAGATCGATCTCGCGCACCTGCCCGCCGACGGTGGCGCCGATTTCAACCGCTTGATTTTCGAAAAAAGCCCCTATCTGCTACAGCATGCCGAAAACCCGTTGGATTGGCACCCCTGGGGTGATGAAGCGTTTGAGCGCGCGCGGCGCGAAAACAAGCCGGTGTTTCTCTCCATCGGCTACTCGACCTGCCATTGGTGCCATGTCATGGCCCATGAGTCCTTCGAGGATTCAGAGGTCGCCGAGCTTCTCAATCAACACTTTATCTGCATCAAGGTCGACCGCGAAGAGCGGCCCGACATCGACAACACCTACATGACGGTCTGCCAGATGCTCACCGGCAGCGGCGGCTGGCCCCTGACCCTGCTGCTGACGCCTGAGCGCATGCCCTTTTTTGCCGCGACTTACCTGCCCAAAAACTCACGTGGCGGCATGATGGGTCTGCTGGATTTGGCCCGCAAGGTCGCGGAACTCTGGCCGGATAACCGCGACCGCATCGACCAGACCGGTGAACAGATCCGCACTTCGCTTTTGCGCCTGGAAGAAGCGGCCGGGCACGGCGCCGCCCTTGACGAGCAGCCGCTGCGTGCGGCACGCCATGCCTTCCTGCAATCCTTCGACCGGCACCATGCCGGGTTCGGCCAGGCGCCCAAATTTCCGACCCCGCACAACCTCTCGCTGCTGCTGCGTATCGCTCGGCGCTTTGACGATCAGCAGGCCCGCATCATGGCCCTGCAAACCTTGCAGCAGATGCGCCTGGGGGGTATTTACGACCAGATCGGCTTCGGCCTGCACCGCTACTCGGTGGATGCGCGCTGGCTGGTGCCGCATTTTGAAAAGATGCTTTATGATCAGGCCCTTGCCGCCCTCGCCTATCTCGACGCCTGGCAGGCCACGGGGGATGCGTTTTTCTCCCAGGTCGCCGGAGAAATCCTCGACTACCTGGGGCGCGACCTCCGGCACCCCGAAGGGGCCTATTGTTGTGGTGAGGATGCGGATACGGAAGGGGCCGAAGGCACCTTCTACCTATGGACGCCCGCCCAGATCCGAGAAATCCTCGGCCAGGAGCAAGGGGAGATCGTCTGCCGCATTTATGGCGTGAGTGAAACGGGAAACTTCGAGGGGAAAAACATTCTGTACCTGGAGCACGATGTCGTCGAACTGGCGCGGGAGACCCATCTGTCCGCCGAGCAGCTGTCCGAATTGCTCGGCCGGGCGCGGCGCCAATTACTCGCGGCCCGCGCAAAACGCATTCGTCCGCACCGCGACGACAAGGTTCTCACCGGCTGGAACGGCTTAGCCATTGCCGCCTTGGCGCGCGGCGGAGCACTTCTCGACGCACCGGCGCTGATCGCTCAGGCCGCCACGGCGGCCGATTTCGTGCTCACCCGGCTGCGCGACGCCAACGGCCGGCTCCTGCGCCGGTACCGCGCCGGCGAAGCCGCCATCCCCGCCTTTCTCGAGGATTATAGTTTTCTGGTCTACGGCCTCACCGAATTGCACCAGGCCGGATTTGACACTCGCTATCTTGCCGAAGCCGCAAATCTCAACGCTGAAATGCTGCGCCTGTTCCAGGATGACCAGGGCCATCTTTACGATACCGGCGCCGATGCCGAAACCGTCCTTACCCGCGGTCGCACCCGCCACGACGGGGCGCTTCCCGCTGCAAGCTCCGTGGCGGCGCTTAATCTGTTGCGTCTCGGGCGGCTTTGCGGGGAGCCGAAGCTTGAAGAGCAGGGCGAGCGGCTGCTCAGTTTGTTGTTGACCGGCGTCGACCAGAATCCGCAGGCATTCAGCCAATTGCTCATTGCCCTGGATTATGCCCTGGGGCCGCGCGAAGAGGTGGTCATCTATTTGCCGGACGACGAAACCCGGCCTGAGGCCATGCTCGCGACGTTACGCCGGGACCTGCGGCCGCGCACCTTGATACTGTTGCGGCGCCCCGGCGACCGGGAGATAGAGAAGGTTGCCGCCCCGGTGCGCGACAAGTATGCCGTCAAGGGCGAGGTGACGGCCTGGGTGTGTCGGAATCAGAGCTGCCGGCCGCCGGTCACCTCAACGGAGGACCTGGTAGAGACGCTGTCCGGTTGA
- a CDS encoding EAL domain-containing protein yields MSPPSSPLSFERGQNVGFFFDGDADHRATLRAFARDGILHGEKILYLTARRPAALIAEYFADLGLPAGTTLLPEQIHIVPATGPALPLKAPLNEIWAEFFLREVECARRQGFSGLRLTSELLWAVEFLQNPGERLVYKRQVQALVHEQRSVMLCQYDMGCFDNSTLLDLLATHQQVIIGREFHRNLYFIPFDRAHPGRDQITLRTCLRNLQDHSRAQHAFQHRVAQQAMVAELGRDALGGMALEELMRKAVTHIPEALSADWCRVLEFAPTDRQLKTYVCSLVLSAGEEGLAVAEPLSQTLEGVALLESNLPVLFPPPGDDRPLACCRPLPAQAVAAAACVAIPGRDRPFGVLGVYSAQQRCFEQEDLLFLQSVANILAAALDRCRTDREIQRLAFYDRLTGLPNRTLLHDRLEGALSRARRGRHEVAAMFLDLDRFKSINDTFGHASGDELLKVVGQRLVASVRQTDTVARLGGDEFVVLLAELDQEEGVAAVAQKILHELARPVLLGDQEVVTTTSIGIAVFPADGVDSGTLLRHADIAMYLAKEQGKNTYRFFSQDLHARVEERIKVETCLRRALERDELFLLYQPQLDLRTGRMVGMEALLRWNHPELGVLTPDKFIGVAEETGLILPIGQWVVATACLQAKAWQQQGFAPLRLAVNISGRQFNHPCFIDLLDQVLEDTGFNPGLLELELTESTIMENADITIMTLTDIKVRGINLAIDDFGTGYSSLSYLKHFPFDRLKIAQSFVQDVTSDADNAAIVDAVIAVAHSLNIRVIAEGVETRQQLEFLFQRQCDELQGFYFGRPISVDQFTELLRAGFSLKDICPFEATSGARLSSPA; encoded by the coding sequence TTGTCGCCACCATCCAGCCCCCTGAGCTTCGAGCGCGGCCAGAATGTCGGGTTTTTCTTCGATGGTGACGCCGACCACCGCGCCACCCTGCGTGCCTTTGCCCGCGACGGCATCCTGCACGGTGAGAAAATCCTCTACCTCACCGCGCGCCGCCCCGCGGCCCTGATTGCCGAATATTTCGCCGATCTGGGGCTTCCTGCCGGCACCACCCTTCTCCCCGAGCAAATTCATATCGTTCCCGCCACAGGTCCGGCTCTGCCCCTGAAGGCACCGCTGAACGAGATTTGGGCGGAGTTTTTTTTGAGGGAAGTTGAGTGCGCGCGCCGCCAAGGTTTCAGCGGGCTGCGCTTGACCAGCGAGTTGCTGTGGGCCGTTGAGTTTTTACAGAACCCTGGAGAGCGCCTGGTTTATAAGCGCCAGGTTCAGGCTCTGGTACATGAGCAACGCAGCGTCATGCTGTGTCAATATGATATGGGCTGTTTCGACAACAGCACTCTGCTGGACCTGCTGGCCACCCACCAGCAGGTGATTATCGGCCGGGAATTTCACCGCAACCTCTACTTCATACCCTTCGACCGCGCTCATCCGGGGCGCGATCAAATCACTCTGCGCACGTGCCTGAGAAATTTGCAGGATCACTCACGGGCGCAGCACGCTTTTCAGCATCGGGTCGCCCAGCAGGCCATGGTGGCGGAATTGGGTCGCGACGCCCTGGGCGGAATGGCGCTCGAGGAACTCATGCGCAAGGCGGTGACCCACATCCCCGAGGCGCTGAGCGCGGATTGGTGTCGCGTGCTGGAGTTCGCTCCCACGGATCGCCAACTCAAGACCTATGTCTGTTCATTGGTGTTGTCTGCGGGTGAGGAGGGCTTGGCGGTCGCTGAGCCGCTGAGTCAGACCCTTGAGGGTGTGGCCCTATTGGAGTCCAATCTTCCGGTGCTTTTCCCGCCCCCGGGCGATGACCGCCCCTTGGCCTGTTGTCGGCCCCTGCCTGCACAAGCCGTTGCGGCGGCCGCGTGCGTCGCCATCCCCGGCCGCGATCGTCCCTTCGGGGTTTTGGGTGTTTATTCGGCCCAGCAGCGCTGCTTCGAGCAGGAAGATCTGCTGTTTTTGCAGTCGGTGGCCAATATCCTCGCCGCCGCCCTGGATCGGTGCCGCACGGACCGCGAAATCCAGCGGCTGGCTTTTTATGACCGCCTGACCGGCCTGCCCAACCGCACCTTGCTCCATGATCGCCTTGAAGGTGCGCTCTCGCGCGCCCGACGCGGCCGGCACGAGGTCGCGGCCATGTTTCTCGACCTCGACCGGTTCAAGTCCATCAACGACACCTTCGGACATGCCAGCGGCGACGAATTGCTCAAAGTCGTTGGACAGCGCCTGGTAGCGAGCGTGCGCCAGACCGATACGGTGGCGCGCCTGGGCGGGGATGAATTCGTCGTGCTTCTCGCCGAGTTGGACCAGGAAGAAGGGGTTGCCGCGGTGGCGCAGAAAATCCTCCACGAATTGGCTCGTCCGGTGTTGCTCGGCGATCAGGAGGTGGTCACCACCACCAGTATCGGCATCGCGGTGTTTCCCGCCGACGGGGTGGATTCGGGGACCCTGTTGCGCCATGCCGACATCGCCATGTACCTCGCCAAGGAGCAGGGCAAGAACACCTACAGGTTTTTCTCCCAGGATCTCCACGCCCGCGTCGAGGAGCGCATCAAGGTCGAGACCTGCCTGCGCCGGGCCCTGGAGCGCGATGAGCTGTTTCTGCTCTATCAGCCGCAACTGGATCTGCGCACCGGGCGCATGGTCGGCATGGAGGCGCTGCTGCGCTGGAATCACCCGGAACTGGGCGTGCTGACTCCCGACAAGTTCATCGGGGTGGCCGAGGAAACGGGACTGATCCTGCCCATCGGCCAATGGGTGGTGGCCACGGCCTGTCTCCAGGCCAAGGCCTGGCAGCAACAAGGCTTCGCGCCTTTGCGGCTGGCCGTCAACATCTCCGGGCGCCAGTTCAACCATCCCTGTTTCATCGATCTGCTCGACCAGGTGTTGGAAGACACCGGCTTCAATCCGGGCCTGCTCGAGCTTGAGCTGACCGAAAGCACCATCATGGAAAACGCCGACATCACCATCATGACCCTTACCGATATCAAGGTGCGCGGCATCAACCTGGCCATCGACGATTTCGGCACCGGCTATTCGTCCCTGAGCTATCTCAAGCATTTTCCCTTCGACCGCCTCAAGATCGCGCAGTCCTTCGTCCAGGACGTCACCTCCGACGCGGACAACGCGGCCATCGTCGATGCGGTGATCGCCGTGGCGCACAGCCTCAACATCAGGGTCATCGCCGAAGGCGTTGAAACGCGCCAGCAGCTCGAGTTTCTGTTCCAACGCCAGTGTGACGAATTGCAGGGCTTTTATTTCGGCAGGCCCATCTCCGTGGATCAGTTTACCGAGCTGCTGCGTGCCGGGTTTTCCCTCAAGGATATCTGTCCCTTCGAGGCCACGTCCGGCGCTCGGCTTTCTTCTCCCGCCTGA
- a CDS encoding glutaredoxin family protein — protein sequence MTGWLWRLLLVVVGSFWQLTDVAGAVAQVTDATEQPGLVLRVYSAENCPHCRQAEEYLKGLAAQYPSLHIDIRDIWIHRDNFVELVRLADIFDAPVTTPSIFLADRAWFGFGPAQGRQIEAAIRECLREGCPDTLELEAAGMLRPRPWAVTEEDDAEGTSLFIPWVGRVDGRALSLPVFTLVIGLLDSFNPCAFFVLLFLLSLLVHLRSRARMLLVGGIFIFFSGLFYFLFMAAWLNLFLSFGQLRGFTLAAGVLAVLMGGINIKDFFFFKQGLSLSLPESAKPRLFQRMRGLLRASSLGAMIGATIVLAAAANLYELLCTAGFPMIYTRVLTLHELPVWQYYLFLSMYNLVYVVPLVVILVVFAWTLGAAKLSEWHGRVLKLLSGTMMLLLGAVLLARPLWLHQMLVSVGLLAVALLLTWLVSRRWRPDAAGRAS from the coding sequence ATGACCGGATGGCTCTGGCGGTTACTGCTGGTGGTGGTCGGATCGTTCTGGCAGTTGACGGACGTGGCCGGTGCCGTTGCGCAAGTCACGGATGCAACTGAGCAGCCGGGGCTGGTGCTGCGGGTCTATTCCGCTGAGAACTGCCCGCATTGCCGTCAGGCCGAGGAATACCTCAAGGGGCTGGCGGCTCAATATCCCTCCCTGCACATCGATATCCGCGACATCTGGATTCATAGGGACAATTTTGTGGAACTGGTGCGCCTCGCCGATATTTTCGACGCACCCGTCACGACACCGTCGATTTTTCTTGCCGACCGTGCCTGGTTCGGCTTCGGTCCTGCCCAGGGGCGACAGATCGAGGCGGCGATCAGGGAGTGCCTCAGAGAGGGGTGCCCCGATACCCTGGAACTGGAAGCTGCGGGAATGTTGCGGCCACGGCCCTGGGCGGTGACTGAGGAAGACGATGCCGAGGGAACCAGTTTATTCATCCCCTGGGTGGGCAGAGTCGACGGCCGCGCCCTGTCGTTGCCAGTGTTCACCTTGGTCATCGGATTGCTGGACAGCTTCAATCCGTGCGCGTTTTTTGTGCTGCTTTTCCTGCTCAGTCTGCTGGTCCACCTGCGGTCGCGCGCACGCATGCTGCTGGTGGGGGGCATTTTCATCTTCTTTTCCGGACTGTTCTATTTTCTCTTCATGGCGGCCTGGCTCAATTTGTTTCTCTCCTTCGGTCAGCTGCGCGGATTTACCCTGGCGGCGGGCGTGCTCGCCGTGCTCATGGGGGGCATCAATATTAAGGATTTCTTTTTCTTCAAGCAGGGCCTGAGTCTCTCCCTTCCCGAGTCGGCCAAACCACGGTTGTTTCAGCGAATGCGCGGACTGCTCAGGGCGTCAAGCCTGGGGGCGATGATCGGCGCAACCATCGTGCTGGCGGCCGCCGCCAACCTCTACGAGCTGCTCTGCACGGCGGGTTTTCCCATGATTTACACGCGGGTATTGACCTTGCATGAGCTGCCTGTCTGGCAATATTACCTGTTTCTTTCCATGTACAATCTGGTTTATGTTGTTCCCTTGGTGGTGATCCTGGTGGTGTTTGCCTGGACCCTGGGCGCCGCCAAGCTCAGCGAGTGGCACGGCAGGGTTCTCAAGCTTCTTTCCGGCACCATGATGCTTTTGCTCGGAGCGGTCCTGCTGGCGCGCCCCCTGTGGCTGCACCAGATGCTGGTGTCGGTGGGATTGCTGGCCGTGGCGCTGCTTTTGACCTGGCTGGTGTCCCGCCGGTGGCGGCCCGATGCCGCCGGGCGCGCGAGTTGA
- a CDS encoding DUF3108 domain-containing protein, which translates to MKHAQIYSLLFLAFLLWATVAHSAALGDTAADAMPATPPPQDGAISATPEPATTQAVEEDPLAVLVGESLPYDIAFLWFSRLAHARLSFVPGEEPGTYRATLEANTRGLAATLTRNRSDVFTSVMERLPDGRLRSLVYESQTTRGRGSSRATRISRYIYNYAEGEIYRDRIRGGEQSREVYEMPEEGFFNDVLTAFYNFRAGYFGEIVPGRRYEIPTYTRHGPGTILVQVYAEGHRPRHTNFPDGGLLCRVEIDEEIFDTGDGDVYVWFDDQGRPGIGVVENVLNMGDVRGHLL; encoded by the coding sequence ATGAAGCATGCCCAGATCTATTCGTTGCTGTTTCTCGCCTTTTTGCTTTGGGCGACCGTTGCGCACTCCGCGGCCCTGGGCGACACGGCGGCCGACGCCATGCCTGCCACGCCGCCGCCTCAGGACGGAGCAATTTCCGCGACGCCGGAGCCAGCAACGACCCAAGCCGTGGAGGAGGATCCCCTGGCGGTTCTGGTGGGCGAATCCCTGCCTTACGATATCGCCTTTTTATGGTTCAGTCGGTTGGCGCACGCGCGTCTGAGCTTTGTTCCCGGGGAGGAGCCCGGCACCTATCGGGCGACCCTCGAAGCCAACACGCGCGGCCTGGCCGCCACTCTGACGCGCAACCGCAGTGATGTATTCACCTCGGTGATGGAGCGTCTGCCCGACGGGCGGCTGCGCTCCCTGGTTTACGAATCGCAGACCACCCGCGGGCGCGGCAGCAGCCGAGCCACGCGTATCAGCCGCTACATCTACAATTACGCCGAGGGTGAGATTTATCGCGACCGCATTCGCGGCGGAGAGCAGAGCCGTGAAGTTTACGAGATGCCCGAAGAGGGATTTTTCAACGACGTGCTCACCGCCTTTTACAACTTCCGCGCCGGTTATTTCGGGGAAATCGTTCCGGGACGCCGCTATGAAATTCCAACCTACACGCGCCATGGACCCGGAACCATTCTCGTGCAGGTCTATGCCGAGGGCCATCGGCCGCGCCACACCAATTTTCCCGACGGTGGCCTGCTCTGCCGCGTCGAAATCGATGAGGAAATCTTTGACACCGGCGACGGCGACGTCTATGTCTGGTTTGATGACCAGGGACGGCCCGGCATCGGGGTGGTCGAGAACGTCCTCAACATGGGCGACGTGCGCGGTCACCTGCTTTGA
- a CDS encoding HAD family hydrolase, whose translation MLATIMIKAIFWDNDGVLVDTEPLYFSATRAVLAEAGVALSREAFIRISLEEGRSVFDLARDQGAAPDDLERLRRLRNHRYGELLASGMAALPGVEETLRALHGHCLMAIVTSSLREHFDIIHRHTGILKYFDFILTREDYQHTKPHPEPYLTALARSGLAPRQCLVVEDTRRGLRSAVEAGLGCAVIPNGLTHASDFSEARHVLSDVRQVAALLD comes from the coding sequence ATGCTTGCCACCATCATGATCAAAGCCATTTTCTGGGACAACGACGGGGTTCTCGTCGACACCGAACCCCTTTACTTTTCCGCTACCCGGGCGGTGCTGGCCGAGGCGGGCGTGGCACTGAGCCGCGAGGCCTTCATCCGCATTTCCCTGGAAGAGGGCCGCAGCGTCTTCGACCTGGCCCGCGACCAGGGCGCGGCACCCGACGACCTCGAACGCCTGAGGCGTTTGCGCAACCATCGCTACGGCGAATTGCTGGCCAGTGGAATGGCGGCCCTGCCCGGCGTCGAAGAAACCCTGCGCGCCCTGCACGGCCACTGCCTCATGGCGATCGTCACCAGCAGCCTGCGGGAGCATTTCGACATCATCCATCGCCATACCGGCATCCTCAAATACTTTGACTTCATTCTCACCCGTGAGGACTACCAGCACACCAAACCGCACCCCGAACCCTACCTGACCGCCCTGGCGCGCAGCGGCCTGGCGCCGCGGCAATGCCTGGTCGTCGAAGACACCCGGCGGGGACTGCGGTCGGCCGTGGAAGCCGGCCTGGGGTGCGCGGTCATCCCCAATGGGTTGACCCACGCGAGCGATTTTTCCGAAGCGCGCCATGTTCTGAGCGATGTGCGCCAGGTCGCCGCGCTGCTTGATTGA
- a CDS encoding putative manganese-dependent inorganic diphosphatase, producing MSASTIYVIGHKNPDTDSICSAMAYARLRAAQGLEGVQAARAGNINRQTEFVLDELALPVPPVLTDVHPRVRDVVGEHVVTIAQDAPLSRALELFHLHSIRMLPVVDGDNRPLGALFLKRVSERFLVPRQEKDIRRVQASPSSIMKCLKASAPNLVDAESVENLDLYVGAMDSATFHGRMEGLDPRRMILVTGDRIKILREAVELGVRVLIVTGSLPVPPEILEAGVRNQVTIISTPFDTATTSWLTRLSTPVHHLVKDDFTTVSALDRLEDLRLKLLHSDDPGVVVLDGEGRVCGVATKSNLLRPSPVKLILVDHNELGQAVNGADKVEIIEVVDHHRLGNFHTDHPIRFINQPLGSTCSVVASLYRQSGIEPDRVTAGLMLAGLLSDTVILKSPTTTDTDRELAKWLGGLSGFDPQDFGKRIFSAGSALAAYPSPRHLVLADFKEYDAGEQKFGVGQVEVVSFQEFHNLKDAIVDTLSKIKEERHLDVVGLLVTDIVQETSLLLALGGKELPYVISYPQVEENIYELRGVLSRKKQLVPHLLKVLKGI from the coding sequence ATGAGCGCTTCAACCATCTATGTCATCGGCCATAAGAACCCGGACACCGATTCCATTTGCAGTGCCATGGCCTACGCCCGCCTGCGTGCTGCCCAAGGACTCGAAGGCGTACAGGCCGCGCGCGCGGGCAACATCAACCGCCAGACCGAGTTCGTGCTGGACGAATTGGCTCTGCCAGTCCCGCCGGTGTTGACCGATGTGCATCCACGGGTGCGCGATGTCGTCGGCGAGCATGTGGTGACCATTGCCCAGGATGCACCTCTGTCGCGCGCCCTGGAGCTTTTTCATCTGCACAGCATTCGCATGCTGCCCGTTGTTGATGGGGACAATCGGCCCTTGGGTGCCTTGTTTCTGAAAAGGGTTTCCGAGCGGTTTCTGGTGCCGCGCCAGGAGAAGGACATCCGCCGCGTGCAGGCCAGCCCATCCTCTATTATGAAATGCCTCAAAGCCAGCGCGCCGAATCTGGTGGACGCGGAGAGCGTCGAGAACCTTGACCTTTACGTCGGCGCCATGGACTCGGCGACTTTTCACGGCCGCATGGAAGGGCTGGACCCGCGCAGGATGATTCTGGTGACGGGCGATCGGATTAAGATTCTGCGCGAGGCTGTCGAATTAGGCGTGCGCGTGCTCATCGTGACCGGCAGTCTGCCGGTGCCCCCCGAAATTCTCGAGGCGGGTGTGCGCAACCAGGTCACCATCATCTCCACCCCCTTCGACACGGCGACCACCAGTTGGCTCACGCGTCTTTCGACACCCGTGCATCATCTGGTCAAGGACGATTTCACCACCGTAAGCGCTTTGGATCGCCTTGAGGATTTGCGCCTCAAACTGCTGCACAGCGACGATCCGGGGGTGGTGGTGCTCGACGGCGAAGGGCGGGTGTGCGGTGTGGCGACCAAGAGCAATTTGTTGCGGCCCTCGCCGGTCAAATTGATCCTGGTCGATCACAACGAGTTGGGGCAAGCGGTCAACGGTGCCGACAAGGTCGAGATTATCGAAGTAGTCGATCATCACCGCCTCGGCAATTTTCATACGGATCATCCCATCCGTTTCATCAATCAGCCCCTGGGCAGCACCTGTTCGGTGGTGGCAAGCCTCTATCGGCAAAGCGGGATCGAACCCGATCGGGTCACCGCCGGACTGATGCTCGCCGGACTGCTCTCCGATACGGTGATCCTCAAATCGCCCACCACCACCGACACCGACCGTGAGTTGGCCAAGTGGCTGGGCGGTCTGTCCGGTTTCGATCCGCAGGATTTCGGCAAACGCATTTTTTCCGCCGGCAGCGCCTTGGCGGCCTATCCCTCACCCCGCCATCTGGTTCTGGCTGATTTTAAGGAATATGACGCCGGGGAGCAGAAATTCGGGGTGGGGCAGGTCGAGGTGGTGAGCTTTCAGGAATTTCACAATTTGAAAGACGCCATCGTTGATACCCTCTCGAAAATCAAGGAGGAGCGCCATCTAGATGTGGTGGGACTGCTGGTCACGGACATTGTTCAGGAAACCAGTCTGCTTCTGGCCCTCGGCGGCAAGGAACTGCCGTATGTCATCAGCTATCCCCAGGTGGAAGAGAATATCTACGAACTCAGAGGGGTGCTCTCGCGCAAAAAGCAGCTTGTGCCGCACCTGCTCAAGGTGCTCAAAGGTATCTGA
- a CDS encoding lytic transglycosylase domain-containing protein encodes MALDPLAELRQLLTTTPAAAGAERAKGTRAFDKLLENSLAEQSPLCSTRATQVAELMKLEMMAGLLSWDSEDKRDTASLLAFLPPAPPTNPAVARQKFTLMSENRPAAAKAAVPTLSSQPPAASSIEQLVDKAARRYQVAPELIKAVIKAESSFNPRAVSPAGAQGLMQLMPPTARELGVEDPFDPEQNIMGGTRYLRDLLRRYDGDLDSALAAYNWGMGNLARSNGRLPEETRNYQVRVKQFLAEFSAKAST; translated from the coding sequence ATGGCCCTCGACCCCCTTGCCGAATTACGTCAACTGCTGACCACGACGCCCGCCGCTGCTGGAGCCGAACGCGCCAAGGGCACGCGCGCCTTTGACAAGCTGCTGGAAAATTCCCTGGCCGAGCAAAGCCCGCTGTGCAGCACTCGCGCCACCCAAGTCGCGGAGTTGATGAAGCTGGAGATGATGGCCGGCCTGCTTTCCTGGGACTCGGAGGACAAGCGCGACACGGCCTCGCTGCTGGCGTTTCTCCCCCCTGCCCCGCCGACCAACCCCGCGGTCGCCCGTCAAAAATTCACCCTGATGTCGGAAAACCGACCTGCGGCCGCCAAGGCGGCGGTACCGACACTGTCCTCCCAGCCCCCTGCGGCCTCCAGCATCGAGCAACTGGTGGACAAGGCGGCGCGGCGCTATCAGGTCGCCCCGGAATTGATCAAGGCGGTCATCAAGGCGGAGAGCAGCTTCAACCCCCGCGCCGTGTCGCCCGCGGGCGCCCAGGGCCTGATGCAGCTCATGCCGCCCACGGCACGCGAACTCGGCGTCGAGGATCCCTTCGACCCGGAGCAGAACATCATGGGCGGCACCCGCTATCTGCGCGATCTGCTGCGGCGCTACGACGGCGATCTCGATTCCGCCCTGGCCGCCTACAACTGGGGCATGGGCAATCTGGCCCGCAGCAACGGACGCTTGCCCGAGGAAACCCGCAATTACCAGGTGCGTGTCAAGCAATTCCTGGCGGAGTTCAGCGCCAAGGCGTCCACCTGA
- a CDS encoding DUF1622 domain-containing protein, with protein sequence MTEAIIPLAEWCAAIVETLGIGMITFSAIYSLSWGIAQRIKTGDEKSALIIWQKIRQRMGRGILLGLEFLIAADIIHTVAVEFTYEAVGVLALIVLIRTFLSITLELEIEGRWPWQKKE encoded by the coding sequence ATGACGGAAGCGATTATACCCCTGGCAGAGTGGTGTGCGGCGATTGTCGAGACGTTGGGCATTGGAATGATCACCTTCTCCGCCATTTACTCCCTGAGCTGGGGGATTGCCCAACGGATTAAGACGGGAGACGAAAAAAGTGCCTTAATCATCTGGCAGAAGATTCGTCAACGCATGGGCCGCGGCATTCTGCTCGGTCTGGAATTTCTCATCGCCGCTGATATCATCCATACCGTCGCCGTTGAATTTACTTATGAAGCGGTCGGCGTTCTGGCGCTTATCGTCCTCATTCGAACCTTCCTCAGCATCACCCTCGAACTGGAAATTGAAGGGCGGTGGCCTTGGCAGAAAAAAGAATGA